AAAGACGGCGAGGTCGTCGTCTCGGGCTGGACCGAAGGGACCGGCCTGGACCCGGCCGAAGCCGCCGAACGATACGAGAATCTGGGGGCCGGCGGGATCCTCTTCACCGACGTCGATGTCGAGGGACAGCTCGAGGGCGTCCGGACGGAACCGGTCCGTCGCGTCGTCGAGGCCGTCGACATCCCGGTGATCGCCAGCGGCGGCGTCGCGACGATCGGGGACGTACAGGCGCTGCAGGAGGCGGGCGCGGCCGCGGTCGTCGTCGGCAGCGCGCTCTACGAGGGGACGTTCACGCTCGAAGCGGCGATGGACGCCCTCGAGTAGCGGCTGTCGGGAAACGAAGTGGGATTTTACTGTCGGGCGTTGCTATCCCCAGGTATGGAGTTCGCCACCGTTCAGGGAGACATCGCCGAACAGAGCGCGGACGCGCTGGTCAACGCCGCCGGGACGAGCCTGCAGATGGGAAGCGGCGTCGCCGGCGCGCTCCGGCGCGGCGCGAACGGCCCGATTAACGAGGAAGCTACCTCGAAGGGACCGATCGACCTCGGCGAGGTAGCCGTCACCGACGCCTACGACCTCGACGCCGAGCACGTCATTCACGCGGCCGCGATGCCACATTACGACGACGGCCGAGCGACCAAGCAGAGCATCCGCGATGCGACCAGCCACAGCCTCGAAACGGCCGACGAACTCGGCTGCGAGTCGCTGGTCGTGCCGATCCTCGGA
This window of the Halapricum desulfuricans genome carries:
- a CDS encoding macro domain-containing protein, yielding MEFATVQGDIAEQSADALVNAAGTSLQMGSGVAGALRRGANGPINEEATSKGPIDLGEVAVTDAYDLDAEHVIHAAAMPHYDDGRATKQSIRDATSHSLETADELGCESLVVPILGTGAAAFEFEDGARLVCETIAAYESDTLEDVRVIAYSPAKYRLLEDIAGEVRGD